The Oscillospiraceae bacterium genome contains the following window.
GCTTTTTACAGCTGGCGTGGAAGGCCCGCGCCCCGGGCAACGCAGCGCGCAGCTCGTCAATGACGGCGGCGCTGACCCCTGCGCCGATGAGGATCTCGGGGCCGTTCAGCGCATCCCGCAGGCGCAGCAGCGCAGCCAGTTGGGCTGTGCCCTTGCGGCAGCTCTCAGCCCCGCCGCTTGTCAGCACGGTGTCGATGCCCAGTGCGGCGGCAGCGCGGTAGGTGCCGCACAGATCGCGGGAGACATCTATACAGCGGTGCAGGGTGACGGGGGCGCCGCCGCAGGCGTCCAGCAGAACGCGCATGGCGGGCAGATCAAGATCCCCCGCCGGTGTCAGGGCGCCAATGACAAAGCCGTCCGCTCCGGCGGCGCGCAGCGCCGTGATCTGGCGGCAGAGCAGGTCGATTTCCTCCTGCGTGTAGAGAAAATCCCCCGCACGCGGCCGCATCAGGCAGCGCACAGGCAGGCTGATCTCCGCCTTGATCTGGCGCAGCAGATCGGCATAGGGCGTCAGACCGCCCACGGCCAGTGCGCTGCAAAGCTCCAGTCGGTCTGCCCCGCCCTGCCCGGCAGCGCGGGCGGAGGCGAGACTGTCCACGCAGACTTCCAACAATTTCATGCAGGTCACATCCTTGGTTCGTTTTCCTCATTGTAGCATAGAGCCTTCTTTGCAGCAAGCCCCGCACGGCCAAAAAGCGTGCGGGGCTTGCTGCAGTTATATGTATCACAACGAATAGGAGTAGGCGTGTTGTCAGGCGGCGTGCCCGCCGCGCACGACCTGCAGCTGAACGGCAGGCCGCTTGTGCGTTGCAGGCAGAACAGCCTCGGCAGTGCGGGACGGGGCACCCAGCAGAATACCGCATACGGCGTTCAGCAGCACAACGGACGCAAAAAGGCCCAGCAGCGCAGCCCAAAGCGGCATGGAGCCGGCAGCGGCCGCGCTTACCATCGCACCGGCCAGCAGGATGGCTGTGGTTGCAATCAGTCTGCAAAGCTTGTGTTTGATGAGTTCCCAGTTCATACCGATACCTCCTGATGAGGCTGCCCCGCAAAGGCTGCCCCGCCGCAAATAACAACGGATGAATGTGATCCGCTTGATGAGACTACTATAATACATCTTACGGTTGTTGTCAAGATAAAATTACAACTTATTTTTGAAAAAAGTTGCGGAAACCTCTTTACAAAAACAATGGGTAGTTGTATAATGGGAGCAATGAAATGGGATTTCCACAAGATACAGCTTTATCCTATTGAAAAAGGAGTTTTCCCGATGTTTGCAGAGCGCTTGAAAGAGGCCCGCAAGGCCAAACGATACAGCCAGGCAGAGGTTTCCCGGATGCTGGGAGTGACGCAGCAGGCTGTCGGTAAGTGGGAGACGGGGCGTTCCACCCCGGATCCGCAGACCGTGGCACGCCTGGCTGAAATCCTCGACACCCCTGCCGATGTCCTGCTGGGGCTGCGCAAGGAGCCGGACGCGTCCTCTGCTGTGGGCCGCAATGCGTTCAGCCGTTATACCGAGTCTCAAGTCCCGGTTGTTGGCACGGTGCGCGCCGGGTACGGTGCGCTGGCCTTTGAGGAGGACTACGGTAAGGAATACGCCTGCGTCAAGGACCCGGAGAACTATTTCTTTCTGGTTGTCAAGGGTGACAGTATGGAGCCGCGCATTTCCGATGGCGATCTTGCGCTTGTCCACCGCCAGAATACGCTCGACAACGGCGACCTTGGTGTGCTGGTCTACGGTTCAGACGGCGAAGGTACGCTGAAAAAGTACATCCAGCGCGGCAACTCGGTCGTGCTGCACCCCTTTAACCCGGCCTATGAGGAAATGGTCATCAAGGGGGAGGAGCTGGATCACCTTTACATCGCAGGCAAGGTCGTGGAGACCAAGGCTAAGTGGTGATCTCTCTCTCCGCATCTATATTGTAGCATAAGCAGAGTCCCATAGTCCGGACTTTGAACGGCAAAACAGAAGTATCTTTTAAAAATGCTGCCCGCGGCACACCCTGCTAAGCAAGGATATGCGGCGGGCTGTATTTTTTATACCCTTTTTTCAGGAGGCGGGCAGAATGGACCTTGCGGAAAAGCTTGAGATACTGGCAGACAGCGCCAAATATGATGTGGCCTGCACCTCCAGCGGCGTGGGACGCCCGGGACGGCACGGCAGTCTGGGCAGCTGCGCACCGGCGGGCATCTGCCATGCCTTTACGCCGGATGGGCGCTGCGTGTCGCTTTTGAAGGTGCTGTACTCGAATGTCTGCAGCTATGACTGCAGCTACTGCGTGAATCGCCGCTCCAACGACCGGCCGCGGGCTACCTTTACCCCGCGGGAGCTGGCAGAGCTGACGATCGGCTTTTACCGCCGCAACTATATCGAGGGCCTGTTTTTGTCGAGCGCGGTGCTGGGTACGCCCGACCACACGATGGAGCTGATGATCGAGGCGCTGCGCATCCTGCGGGAGGAGTACCGCTTCAACGGGTATATCCATGCCAAGACGATCCCCGGCGCGGACCCGGCGCTGGTGGAAAAGATCGGACTGCTGGCCGATCGCCTGTCGGTCAATATCGAGCTGCCCAGCGAGGCAAGCCTGAACACGCTTGCCCCGGACAAGAAAAAAACTGCGATCCTGCGCCCTATGGGACAGATCGCAGTGCAGAGCGCGCAGAGCAAAAAGGAGATGGTACTTTACCGCGGTGCAAAGGCGTTTGCACCGGCCGGGCAAAGCACTCAGATGATCATTGGCGCAACGCCGGAGACCGACCGCCACATCATGGATCTGACGGAAGGACTTTACCGAAAATACGCCCTGCGGCGGGTGTTTTACTCCGCCTATCTGCCGGTTGTGGAGGACCGCCGCCTGCCGGCGCTGCACACAGCCCCGCCCCTGCTGCGGGAGCATCGGCTCTATCAGGCGGACTGGCTGCTGCGGTACTACCATTTTTCGGCGCAGGAGCTGCTGACCGAGGAGGAACCGAATTTTGACCCCTATCTCGACCCCAAGTGTACCTGGGCGGTGCGCCACCCGGAATTTTTCCCGGTGGAGGTCAACACAGCCGGCAAAGAGGAACTGCTGCGGGTGCCGGGCATCGGCCCTAAGAGCGCTATCCGCATCCTGCAGGCGCGGCGCACCCAGAACCTCGGCATGGCAGAGCTGAAGCGCATCGGCGTAGTGCTGAAGCGGGCGCAGTATTTCATCACCTGCCGCGGCAGGGCGGCTGCCCGCGGCACCCGCGCCGAGATCGCCGGTGCCCTGCTGGACCCCAAGGCGTTCAGCGTGGGGATGCAGCAACTTTCGCTGGATGATTTTGTACCCAAGGCGCTGCCGGATGCTGCCCCGGCCGTGCAAAAGCTGGCCGCCCGCGGCATGGCGGCGGATACAGCCGCAAAAACCGTGCGGCAGGAGGCGCTGCAATGTCTTACCAAGCGTATGTGACCGATGTGGCCTACTGCTATGACGGCAGCTTTGCGGGCTTCCTCTGCTGCGTGTTTGAAAGCTACGCGCGCAGAGAGATCCCGGCAGAGGTCTGCCCGCCTGAGGAGGGCCAGCTGAATTTTTTCGGCGTGCGGGACATCCCGACGGACCCGCAGCGCGCGCGGCGGGTGGCAGCCGGGCTGGAGCGGCTGGGCGCACAGGTGAAGGATTGCATCACAACGGGCTTTCTCTCCACGGAGGGCGGCAAGGATCTGACGCTGCTGCGCTTTGCACGGCTCTGCTTTGAGCAAGGGCCCCGGGCGGCGCAGATGCTGGGAAAACCCGATGCGGCTGCGGCCTTTGCCCTTGCGCGGGCGGTCAGCAATGAGGCCTGCAAATGTATTGAATTTATCCGGTTTGAACAGCGGGACAATATGCTGGGCGCGGTCATCCACCCGAAGCATCAGGTGCTGCCGCTGCTGCGGGGGCATTTCTGCGGCCGCCTGCCCGATGACGATTTCCTGATCTTTGACGCCACTCACGGAACGGCGCTGGTGCGCCGCAGCGGCCGGGTGCAGTATCTGACCATGGAACGGTACACGCCCGGCACTGATGCCGGGGAGTTGGACTGGCAGCGGCTCTGGAAGCGGTTTTTTAAGGCGCTTACGATCGAGGAGCGGCGCAATGAAAAGGCCCAGATGAACCATGTACAGAAGCGGTTCTGGAAAGATATGGTGGAGATGCAGGGGGATTTGCCTTCCCCCTAGCGTGAGGCGCTATTCGTAGTCGTACTCCGGGTTGGCGGCCTGATATTCGGTCAGCCAGCGCAGAAGCCGCTCGGTGTCGGCGCAGCTCATGCGGCCGGTGTCGGCCAGCGCCTGCACCATGGCGCGAATATCGCCGCCGTACAGAGTCTGCAGATGGGCCTGACTGACGGCGCCGCAGTAGGTCAGGCGGCGCACCAGCGGCGTGTAGAGATTTTTGTTGCCCTGCTTTTCGGTGTGGACGAACTTCTTTTTTTCAAGACGGAGCAAAAAATTGAGCAGCGTAGAGTCTGCCCAGCGGCATGCGGGCGGCAGCTGCGCGGCAATCTCGCGCCGGGTGGCGGCGCGGCTGCAGGCCCAGAGGGCTGCCATGACCTGCTCCTCACTGCGGGAAAGCTGTTCCATAAAGACCTCCCTGCGGACGGTGTCGTCCGGAATGGATAAGATGCGTTTTACAAATGTAATAGATAACCATAAATATATTTTACATCTGTGGAAGATATAAATGCAATAGAAAATGTTGCACAAATTTTACTGCTGAAAATATACGGACGGGAAGAAAGCTTTTACAAATGTAGGATATAGTGTTCTCGATAGATAAACATTTAGTCACAACACAAAAACACACCCGGAATTTTGCGCCATTTTTGTAAGTTTGCCCGCTTGCCGGGGCGGCGGCAGGCTCCTATAATAAATGACATACCGCAACGGCGCGGCAGATGCGATCCGCCGTGAGCGGGTCGCATTTCATTTACTGTAGGAGGAAGTTAAGATGGCTAGAGTTTACAATTTCAGCGCCGGCCCTTCGATGCTGCCGGAGGCTGTTCTGAAAACGGCACAGACGGAGCTGCTGGACTACCACGGTTCCGGCATGAGCGTGATGGAGATGAGCCACCGCAGTAAATGGTTTGATGAGATCATCAACAACACCGAGGCTGCCATGCGCCGGGTGCTGAACATCCCCGACAACTATAAGGTGGGCTTTTTTCAGGGCGGCGCGACCCAGCAGTTTGCGATGGTGCCGCTGAACTTTATGAAAACCGGCACGGCAGACTACCTTGTGACCGGCAATTTCAGCAAAAAGGCTGCTGAGGAGGCCGCCAAGTTCGGTACGGCCCGCATTGCCGCCAACAGCAAGGACAAGAACTTTACCTATATCCCCGATGTGAACGGCATTGACTATGACCCCAACGCCAGCTACATCCATATCTGCCAGAACAATACGATCTTCGGCACGAAATACCGCGATGTGCCGCAGGTGGACGGCGTTCCCCTGATTGCAGACATGAGCTCGATGATCTGCTCGGAGCCGGTGGATGTGAGCAAATACGGTGCAATCTACTTCGGCGTACAGAAGAACATCGCACCGGCCGGCATGGCGGTGGCCATCATCCGTGAGGATCTGCTGGGCGGCGCGGCCAAGGGCCTGACCCCTGACAGCCTGCCCACAATGATGAACTACACCACCCTGCTGAACGCCGACAGCATGTACAACACCCCGCCGTGCTGGTGCATCTACATGACCGGCCTGGTCATGGATTACCTTGAGCATGAGGTGGGCGGCCTTGAAAACATGAAGAAGATCAACGCCGCCAAGGCGAAGGTGCTGTACGATTATCTGGACGGGCAGGACTTTTACCGCAACCCGGTGCAGAAGGAATACCGCAGCATGATGAATGTGACCTTCACCAGCCCCGATGCCGACACCGACAAGGCGTTCTGCGCCGCCGCTGCAGAGGCAGGCTTTGTGAACCTGAAGGGGCACCGCCTTGTCGGCGGTATGCGCGCCTCCATCTACAACGCCATGCCGCCGGAGGGCATTGACAAGCTGGTCGATTTCATGGAGAAGTTCCGCAAAGAACATTGATTTGCCGCACGGAAGCAGCCCGTTAAAGACTTGCAGCGCAGGGCTGAGGGCCGGACATGTTCGGCCCCTACAAAGCATAATAAGGGGAACAGGGAGTTATATATATGTACACGATCAAAACTTTGAACGCTATCTCGCCGGTGGGGCTGGCCAAGCTGCCTGCCAACCAGTTTGAAATTGACAACGAGGCCGCTGCGCCGCAGGGTATTCTGGTGCGCAGCGCCGATATGCATGAGACGCCGCTGCCCGACAGCCTGCTGGCGATCGCCCGCGCAGGTGCCGGCACGAACAATATCCCGGTCGAGGAATGCACCGGCGCCGGTATCGTGGTGTTCAACACCCCCGGTGCCAACGCCAACGCCGTGGCAGAGCTGGTCATCGGCGCGCTGGTGGCGGGCAGCCGCAATCTGGTCGATGCTGTCAACTGGGCGCAGACCCTCAAGGGGCGCGACACCATCGCCAAGGATGTGGAAAAGGGCAAAAAAGTATTTGTCGGCCCTGAGCTGCGCGGCAAGACGCTGGGCGTCATCGGTCTGGGTGCCATCGGTGCCCGGGTGGCCAATGCCGCCGTGGCGCTGGGCATGGAGGTCCTCGGCTATGACCCCTACATTTCGATCGACGCCGCATGGAGCCTCTCCCGCAGTGTGCAGCACTGCGTCACGCTGGGCGATATGCTGCCCCGCTGCGACTACCTGACCATCCATGTCCCCTACCTGCCCACGACCCGCCACACGATCAACGCCCAGACGCTGGCCATGTGCAAGGACGGTGTCCGTGTGCTGAACTATGCCCGCGGGGAGCTGGTGGACAACACCGCCCTGCTGGACGCGCTGAACAGCGGCAAGGTCGCACAGTATTTCTGCGACTTCCCCACTGAGGAGCTGCTGGGCGTCAAGGGTGTATGCTGCACGCCGCATCTGGGCGCAAGCACGCCCGAGAGCGAGACGAACTGCGCCGTGATGGCCGCCGCCGAGCTGAGCGATTATCTCAAGAACGGCAACATTACCCACAGCGTCAACCTGCCGGATGTCAGCCAGCCCCGCATCGGCGGCCGCCGCATCTGCATGATCCACAAGAACACCCCGGGTGCGATCTCGGCCATCACCGGTGTGCTGACCGAGGCTCATCTGAACATTGAGAACATGGTCAACAAGAGCAAGAAGGATGTTGCCTACACCCTGCTGGATGTGACCGGCAATGTGACGGGGGATCTGGCGGTGCAGCTGCGCGCCATCGAATCTGCGATCCGCGTGCGGGTGCTGTAAACCTGCCGGAAAACGACCGCCAAATGTATAAAACCGTCTGCTGCCCGGCAGGCGGTTTTTGTTGTCTTTGCTCAAAAACCAAACAAATCAACCCAATCGCCCCAATACTGCTTTTTTTGCGCGGGGTTTTATGGTAAAATCTATGAGAAATCAAAAAGGAGGGCGGCATCATGACCAATGCGCCGAAAACCGTATTAGCCATCCATGACCTGCCGGGGCTCGGCCGGGCGGCGCTGTCTGTCATCGTACCGGTGCTTTCGGCGCTGGGGGTGCAGACGGTCGCGCTGCCCACGGCGGTGCTGTCCACCCACACGGGCGGGCTGGGTGCCCCTGCCAGGCTGGCAGATTCGGCCTACGGCCCTGCGGCGCTGGCCCATTACCATCGGCTCGGGGTCAAGTTCGACTGCATCTACTCAGGCTATCTGGCCGATGCCGCGCAGGCAAAGCTGGTGCAGCAGGCCTTTGCGCTGTGGCCCCGTGCCTTCAAGGTCGTGGACCCCGTGCTGGGGGACGGCGGCCGACTGTACAGCGGTCTGGGGGCGGATATGGTCCCCGCCATGTACGATCTGTGCAGCCACGCTGATCTGATCGTGCCCAATGTGACCGAGGCTGCGCTGCTGTTGGGCGATCCGCTGCCAGGCGTGGGCAGTGCCGAACAGGCAGCGGCCCAGGCGGCCCGGCTGACCCGCATTGCACCGCAGGTGGTCGTCACGGGGGTGGCGGGCCTGGGCGGAGGGCGGTACATAGGCTGCGTGGGCGCATCCCGCGGCGGCGAGGGCTATGCGGTCAAGACGCCGCTGCAGCCGCGGATGTTCCACGGCACAGGGGATATTTTTGCCTCGGTGCTGGTGGGGCGCATCCTGCAGGGCAATGTGCCGCAGGCTGCCGTGCAGGCCGCCGCTGCCTTTGTGGCAGAGTGCATCCGGCAGACCCCTGAGGGTGCCGATGAGCGGCTGGGCGTCTGGCTGGAAACCGCGCTGCCGAAATTGAGGCAGGAGTAAAAAATAAACAAACAGGACTGTGAATGTATGCCAATCTTAAACATTGTACTGGTCGAGCCGCAGATCCCGCAGAATTCCGGCAACATTGCGCGGACCTGCGCGGTGACGGGCGCACGGCTGCACATGGTAGGCCCGATGGGCTTTGCCGTGGACGACAAAAAATTGAAGCGCGCCGGGCTTGACTACTGGCACCAGCTTGATATAACATATTATCAGGATCTGGCGGAGTTTTTTGCCAAAAACAAAGGCCCGTTTTTTTATTTTACATCCAAAGGCCCGCGCCGCCATGTGGATGTGAGTTACCCCGACGGCGCCTATCTCGTCTTTGGGCGGGAGGATGCCGGGCTGCCGGAGGAACTGCTGGCCGCCCATGAAGCAGATTGTGTGCGTATGCCCATGCGCCGGGGCGAGCGCTGCCTGAACCTGTCCAACGCGGTGGCGGTGGGTGTGTATGAAGCGCTGCGCCAATGGGATTTTGCCGATTTGGAAACCCACGGGCAGTTGACCCGCTATGAATGGAGTGAGGATGTAAAATGAGCAAGATCGGTTTTTTGACGGATTCCTGTTCCGATATTCCGCAGGAGCTTGCGGACAAGTACGGCATCGAGGTTGTTGGCTTTCCCATCAACCTTGACGGTGTTGAGTACATGGAGCGCAAGGACTTTACGAACGACCAGTTCTACCAGATGATGCGCGATGCGCAGGGCGTGCCGACCACCGCGGCCATTACCCAGCTGCAGTTCTGTGATATTTATGCCCGCTATGTCGATGAGGGCTACACCGATTTGGTCTACCTGAGCATCAACGCCGGCGGCTCCAGCACCTATAACAACGCCGTTAAGGCCATCGAGCTGCTCGAGGAGGAGCGCCCCGGCTTCACAATGAAGATCCAGGTCATCGACAGCCAGAATTATTCGATGCCCTACGGCTGGTATTTCTGCGAGTGCGCCCGCAAGGTGCGCAACGGCGGCGAGCTGGCCGCCTGTGTGGGTGAGCTGAAGCAGAAGCTGGACTGCGTGGAAATCTGTCTGGCCGCCTACAGCCTGAGGCAGATGAAAAAGTCCGGCCGTGTCAGCGCCGCCGCCGCAGTGGTGGGTGACCTGCTGGGCATCCGCCCCATCATCAGCCTGAATGCCGGTGTCTCGAAGGTCGAGGCAAAGGTGCGCGGCGATGCCGCCGTGCCTGCTGCCATGCTGAAATGGGTCGAGAGCCGCGTGGATTCGATGAAGGACACCCCCTACATGGTGGCCTACACCTCCAGCACTGCCAAGCGGGATGAGCTGGCCAAGCTTTGCAGAAAGGCGTTCGGCCATCCGCCGCTGATCGTGTTCCAGCTTGGCGGCGTTGTCAGCGCCAACACCGGCCCCGATGCCATTGCCATCGTCTATGAAGGGCACCCCCGCAACCTTGAGGCGTATGCGCCGCAGCTGCCGTGATTTCCGGTTCACGGGCGGCAGCGGCACAGCCGCCCCTCATCCGGCCTTCGGCCACCTTCCCCCAAAGGGGAAGGCAAATAAGAAAAAAGAAATTCCCCGCAGGCCTTGCAACAGCCTGCGGGGTTTGCTATAATACAAATTTGTTGAGCAACTTAGGATTTTAGGCTCCGCCGCCTCCTCTGCGGGAGGCGGCGCAAACCCCGCAAGGCTGGCGGTCTTGCGTGCGGTCAAAATCTATCCGCCGGAGTATTGTATGAATATGAAAAAAATGTCCGTCAACCGTCTGGTGCGCTGCGCTGTCATCGCGGCCGTCTATGTGGTGGTCTGTCTGGCGCTTGCCCCGTTCAGCTATGGGGCGGTGCAGGTGCGCGTGGCTGAGGCACTGTGCCTGCTGCCGGTTTTCGGCGCGGAGTACATTATCGGCGTCACGCTGGGCTGCCTGCTGGCGAACCTGCTGGGCTCCACCGTCATTGATGTGGTGTTCGGCACGCTGGCCACGCTGCTGGCCTGCCTTGTGACCTACAAGCTGCGTGACATCCGCGTCAAGGGTCTTGCCATTCCGGCGTCCCTGCCGCCCGTTGTTTTTAATATGCTCATCGTGGGCGCGTTCGAGATTACCTTCTTCTTCTCGGACACGGCCCCGACGCTGGCGCTGGCCTGCTTCAATGCCGTGGCCGTGGCCATCGGCGAGCTGATCAGCTGCACCGTGCTGGGTGTGGCGCTCGTCAAGCTGATCGAGAGCAATGAAAGCCTGAAAAAGATTTTTACAGAAGAATAAAAACGAGGT
Protein-coding sequences here:
- a CDS encoding TIGR03915 family putative DNA repair protein; the encoded protein is MSYQAYVTDVAYCYDGSFAGFLCCVFESYARREIPAEVCPPEEGQLNFFGVRDIPTDPQRARRVAAGLERLGAQVKDCITTGFLSTEGGKDLTLLRFARLCFEQGPRAAQMLGKPDAAAAFALARAVSNEACKCIEFIRFEQRDNMLGAVIHPKHQVLPLLRGHFCGRLPDDDFLIFDATHGTALVRRSGRVQYLTMERYTPGTDAGELDWQRLWKRFFKALTIEERRNEKAQMNHVQKRFWKDMVEMQGDLPSP
- a CDS encoding DegV family protein, yielding MSKIGFLTDSCSDIPQELADKYGIEVVGFPINLDGVEYMERKDFTNDQFYQMMRDAQGVPTTAAITQLQFCDIYARYVDEGYTDLVYLSINAGGSSTYNNAVKAIELLEEERPGFTMKIQVIDSQNYSMPYGWYFCECARKVRNGGELAACVGELKQKLDCVEICLAAYSLRQMKKSGRVSAAAAVVGDLLGIRPIISLNAGVSKVEAKVRGDAAVPAAMLKWVESRVDSMKDTPYMVAYTSSTAKRDELAKLCRKAFGHPPLIVFQLGGVVSANTGPDAIAIVYEGHPRNLEAYAPQLP
- the serC gene encoding 3-phosphoserine/phosphohydroxythreonine transaminase, which gives rise to MARVYNFSAGPSMLPEAVLKTAQTELLDYHGSGMSVMEMSHRSKWFDEIINNTEAAMRRVLNIPDNYKVGFFQGGATQQFAMVPLNFMKTGTADYLVTGNFSKKAAEEAAKFGTARIAANSKDKNFTYIPDVNGIDYDPNASYIHICQNNTIFGTKYRDVPQVDGVPLIADMSSMICSEPVDVSKYGAIYFGVQKNIAPAGMAVAIIREDLLGGAAKGLTPDSLPTMMNYTTLLNADSMYNTPPCWCIYMTGLVMDYLEHEVGGLENMKKINAAKAKVLYDYLDGQDFYRNPVQKEYRSMMNVTFTSPDADTDKAFCAAAAEAGFVNLKGHRLVGGMRASIYNAMPPEGIDKLVDFMEKFRKEH
- a CDS encoding XRE family transcriptional regulator; its protein translation is MFAERLKEARKAKRYSQAEVSRMLGVTQQAVGKWETGRSTPDPQTVARLAEILDTPADVLLGLRKEPDASSAVGRNAFSRYTESQVPVVGTVRAGYGALAFEEDYGKEYACVKDPENYFFLVVKGDSMEPRISDGDLALVHRQNTLDNGDLGVLVYGSDGEGTLKKYIQRGNSVVLHPFNPAYEEMVIKGEELDHLYIAGKVVETKAKW
- a CDS encoding QueT transporter family protein; the encoded protein is MNMKKMSVNRLVRCAVIAAVYVVVCLALAPFSYGAVQVRVAEALCLLPVFGAEYIIGVTLGCLLANLLGSTVIDVVFGTLATLLACLVTYKLRDIRVKGLAIPASLPPVVFNMLIVGAFEITFFFSDTAPTLALACFNAVAVAIGELISCTVLGVALVKLIESNESLKKIFTEE
- a CDS encoding BlaI/MecI/CopY family transcriptional regulator, whose protein sequence is MEQLSRSEEQVMAALWACSRAATRREIAAQLPPACRWADSTLLNFLLRLEKKKFVHTEKQGNKNLYTPLVRRLTYCGAVSQAHLQTLYGGDIRAMVQALADTGRMSCADTERLLRWLTEYQAANPEYDYE
- a CDS encoding PfkB family carbohydrate kinase, which produces MTNAPKTVLAIHDLPGLGRAALSVIVPVLSALGVQTVALPTAVLSTHTGGLGAPARLADSAYGPAALAHYHRLGVKFDCIYSGYLADAAQAKLVQQAFALWPRAFKVVDPVLGDGGRLYSGLGADMVPAMYDLCSHADLIVPNVTEAALLLGDPLPGVGSAEQAAAQAARLTRIAPQVVVTGVAGLGGGRYIGCVGASRGGEGYAVKTPLQPRMFHGTGDIFASVLVGRILQGNVPQAAVQAAAAFVAECIRQTPEGADERLGVWLETALPKLRQE
- a CDS encoding phosphoglycerate dehydrogenase yields the protein MYTIKTLNAISPVGLAKLPANQFEIDNEAAAPQGILVRSADMHETPLPDSLLAIARAGAGTNNIPVEECTGAGIVVFNTPGANANAVAELVIGALVAGSRNLVDAVNWAQTLKGRDTIAKDVEKGKKVFVGPELRGKTLGVIGLGAIGARVANAAVALGMEVLGYDPYISIDAAWSLSRSVQHCVTLGDMLPRCDYLTIHVPYLPTTRHTINAQTLAMCKDGVRVLNYARGELVDNTALLDALNSGKVAQYFCDFPTEELLGVKGVCCTPHLGASTPESETNCAVMAAAELSDYLKNGNITHSVNLPDVSQPRIGGRRICMIHKNTPGAISAITGVLTEAHLNIENMVNKSKKDVAYTLLDVTGNVTGDLAVQLRAIESAIRVRVL
- a CDS encoding tRNA (cytidine(34)-2'-O)-methyltransferase; the encoded protein is MPILNIVLVEPQIPQNSGNIARTCAVTGARLHMVGPMGFAVDDKKLKRAGLDYWHQLDITYYQDLAEFFAKNKGPFFYFTSKGPRRHVDVSYPDGAYLVFGREDAGLPEELLAAHEADCVRMPMRRGERCLNLSNAVAVGVYEALRQWDFADLETHGQLTRYEWSEDVK
- a CDS encoding copper homeostasis protein CutC, which gives rise to MKLLEVCVDSLASARAAGQGGADRLELCSALAVGGLTPYADLLRQIKAEISLPVRCLMRPRAGDFLYTQEEIDLLCRQITALRAAGADGFVIGALTPAGDLDLPAMRVLLDACGGAPVTLHRCIDVSRDLCGTYRAAAALGIDTVLTSGGAESCRKGTAQLAALLRLRDALNGPEILIGAGVSAAVIDELRAALPGARAFHASCKKLLDSGMTFRREGVPMGLPGLDEWHIQQTDAEAVRAAKDAVMR
- a CDS encoding putative DNA modification/repair radical SAM protein gives rise to the protein MDLAEKLEILADSAKYDVACTSSGVGRPGRHGSLGSCAPAGICHAFTPDGRCVSLLKVLYSNVCSYDCSYCVNRRSNDRPRATFTPRELAELTIGFYRRNYIEGLFLSSAVLGTPDHTMELMIEALRILREEYRFNGYIHAKTIPGADPALVEKIGLLADRLSVNIELPSEASLNTLAPDKKKTAILRPMGQIAVQSAQSKKEMVLYRGAKAFAPAGQSTQMIIGATPETDRHIMDLTEGLYRKYALRRVFYSAYLPVVEDRRLPALHTAPPLLREHRLYQADWLLRYYHFSAQELLTEEEPNFDPYLDPKCTWAVRHPEFFPVEVNTAGKEELLRVPGIGPKSAIRILQARRTQNLGMAELKRIGVVLKRAQYFITCRGRAAARGTRAEIAGALLDPKAFSVGMQQLSLDDFVPKALPDAAPAVQKLAARGMAADTAAKTVRQEALQCLTKRM